CCCGTCGTAGCGCTCGCGAAGGCGCGCGCCGAGCGTCTTCCAGGTCGCCGTCACCGCGAAGTGGTCGAGCGTCTCGTCGCTGATCAGATCCGCCATGCCATCCCAGTCGCCCTCGAGGCTCTTGGCGTGGAGCTGCGGCACCAGATGGTCGAGGCCGTGCACCGCGAGCACCGCCTGGTAGGTGCGCGTCGAGGCGTAGAAGGCGATCTGCTGCTTCACGGCGCGCCTGCTTCGCTCGAGCTCGTCCGCGTCGTCCCCCACCACCACCATCGTCGAAGCGCGGAAGGTGAAGTCCTTGCGCGGGCGCCCGGACTTGCCGAGCCCGACTTCCACGGCCGGACGGATGACCTCGCGCAGGTACTTCGGGCTGTGGAAGGAATGGACGTGGAGCCCGTCGCAGATCTCGCCGGCCATCTGGGCCATGTACGGGTTGACGGCCGCGATGTAGATCGGGATCCGCGGATGCTCGATAGGCCCCGGGTTGAAGAAGGGCGTCATGAGGTCGAAGCGGTAGGACTGCCCGCGGAAGTCGAGCGGCGCGCCCGTCTGCCAAGAGGCCCAGATCGCGCGCAGCGCCAGCACCACCTCGCGCAGGCGGGGGCCCGGCGGCTCCCACGCGACTGAGAAGCGCCGAAGGTTGTGCGCCTTCACCTGGGTGCCTAAGCCGAGGACGAAGCGGCCGCCCGAGGCCTTCTGGAGATCCCAGGCGGTGTGGGCGAGGATCATCGGGCTTCTCGGGAAGGCGACGGCGATGGCCGTGCCCAGCTGGATGCGCGTGGTGTTGGCGGCTGCGACCGCCAGCGGCAGGAAGGGGTCGTGCTTGGTCTCGGCCGAC
Above is a genomic segment from Candidatus Rokuibacteriota bacterium containing:
- a CDS encoding TIGR03617 family F420-dependent LLM class oxidoreductase, producing the protein MPVKLDLGFMTFDLREIPAYARQAEELGVGALWSAETKHDPFLPLAVAAANTTRIQLGTAIAVAFPRSPMILAHTAWDLQKASGGRFVLGLGTQVKAHNLRRFSVAWEPPGPRLREVVLALRAIWASWQTGAPLDFRGQSYRFDLMTPFFNPGPIEHPRIPIYIAAVNPYMAQMAGEICDGLHVHSFHSPKYLREVIRPAVEVGLGKSGRPRKDFTFRASTMVVVGDDADELERSRRAVKQQIAFYASTRTYQAVLAVHGLDHLVPQLHAKSLEGDWDGMADLISDETLDHFAVTATWKTLGARLRERYDGICDRTQLYPAFQPSLDDPRLQALVKEMN